One region of Flavobacterium pisciphilum genomic DNA includes:
- a CDS encoding YjjG family noncanonical pyrimidine nucleotidase, whose translation MKNITMITDIFFDLDHTLWDFDKNSELAFETILNESHPTVGIDTFIEKYIPINQACWKLYQNDKISHVELRYNRLKHTFDALSYVVSDALIDEMADEYIRLLPDNNYLFDGAIEILEYLKDKYRLHIITNGFADVQYRKITNSNIGAYFQTVTNSEMAGVKKPNPVIFEYALNAANSKKENSIMIGDCLDADVQGALNAGLDAIFFNEKKIEAQQNIKQINHLLELKKYL comes from the coding sequence ATGAAAAACATTACCATGATTACTGACATTTTTTTTGATTTAGATCATACGCTTTGGGATTTTGATAAAAATTCAGAATTAGCATTTGAAACGATATTAAATGAGAGTCATCCAACCGTAGGAATTGATACCTTTATAGAAAAGTATATTCCGATAAATCAAGCATGTTGGAAATTATATCAAAACGATAAAATTTCGCATGTAGAACTGCGTTATAATAGATTGAAGCACACTTTTGATGCTTTAAGTTATGTGGTTTCAGATGCGTTAATTGATGAAATGGCAGATGAATATATTAGACTGCTACCGGATAATAATTATCTTTTTGATGGGGCGATTGAAATTTTAGAATATCTAAAAGATAAATACAGATTGCACATCATTACTAATGGGTTTGCAGATGTTCAATATAGAAAAATAACAAACTCAAATATAGGAGCGTATTTTCAAACAGTAACAAATTCTGAGATGGCAGGAGTAAAGAAACCTAATCCTGTTATTTTTGAATATGCTTTAAACGCTGCTAATTCTAAAAAAGAAAATAGTATTATGATTGGAGATTGCCTAGATGCAGATGTACAAGGAGCTTTGAACGCTGGGCTAGATGCAATTTTCTTTAATGAGAAAAAAATAGAAGCACAACAAAATATAAAACAAATTAATCATTTATTAGAACTTAAAAAATACTTATAA
- the radC gene encoding RadC family protein translates to MELTYLPITDWSDDDKPREKLMLKGKDTLSDAELIAILIGSGSRNESAVDLSKRVLSSVDNNLNSLGKLSIAQLTTFKGIGGAKAISIIAATELGRRRRAEDVVELTKITSSKKVFEIMQPILGELPHEEFWVVFLNNSNKIISKSQLSKGGISGTIVDVRLVFKLALESGATGLILCHNHPSGVLMPSEADKQITKKIKLAGDSLDVKVLDHLIITETKYYSFVDEGIF, encoded by the coding sequence ATGGAATTAACATATCTCCCTATTACAGATTGGTCCGATGATGATAAACCCCGTGAAAAATTGATGCTTAAAGGTAAAGATACTTTGAGCGATGCAGAATTAATTGCTATCTTGATTGGCTCAGGGAGTAGAAATGAATCGGCAGTTGATTTAAGTAAAAGAGTCTTATCTAGTGTTGATAATAATTTGAATTCGTTAGGTAAATTGTCTATTGCACAATTAACTACTTTTAAAGGTATAGGTGGAGCGAAAGCTATTTCGATAATTGCAGCAACGGAACTTGGAAGACGTAGGCGAGCCGAAGATGTTGTAGAATTAACTAAGATTACATCTAGTAAAAAAGTTTTTGAAATCATGCAACCTATCCTTGGCGAGCTGCCACATGAAGAATTTTGGGTTGTGTTTTTAAATAATTCGAATAAAATTATTTCAAAGTCTCAACTAAGTAAAGGAGGAATTTCTGGTACTATTGTAGATGTGCGTTTGGTTTTTAAATTAGCACTAGAGAGTGGGGCAACTGGCTTGATTTTGTGTCATAATCATCCTTCAGGAGTTTTGATGCCAAGTGAAGCCGATAAACAGATTACCAAAAAAATAAAATTGGCTGGTGATAGTTTAGATGTTAAAGTTTTAGATCATTTGATTATTACTGAGACAAAATATTATAGTTTTGTAGATGAAGGAATTTTTTAA